A portion of the Paenibacillus marchantiae genome contains these proteins:
- a CDS encoding ABC transporter ATP-binding protein yields the protein MIEVRNISKQFKVHQALNDVSFTVEQGSVTGLIGPNGSGKTTLIRIMNGVLGASGGQVSINGLDPFRETENVLALCGTLTEQSGLYENMSGRDNLIFFAEAFGVQHAKARIDELVDLFELQEYQHRKVGTYSTGMKKRVGLARVLLHRPSILFLDEPTNGLDPDGIQMVLRIIRRLNQEEHMTILVSSHVLSQLSAVCDRYIFMEKGRKVEEGTEQEIVNRYLTSPRIEVEATMPNGWQTVTGCTPEMVSANKAVFQLQTREDIPLLLRQLSERGQVYQARITGSDLESIYFAIREAHHHE from the coding sequence ATGATTGAAGTTCGCAACATTTCAAAGCAATTTAAAGTGCATCAGGCACTGAACGATGTCAGCTTCACGGTTGAACAAGGCAGCGTTACCGGGTTGATCGGTCCTAACGGTTCGGGCAAAACCACCCTGATCCGCATCATGAACGGCGTTCTCGGCGCTTCGGGTGGGCAAGTGAGCATTAACGGCCTCGATCCCTTCCGTGAGACGGAGAACGTACTCGCCCTATGCGGCACATTAACCGAGCAGAGTGGATTGTATGAAAATATGAGTGGGCGTGACAACCTGATCTTTTTCGCTGAAGCTTTCGGTGTACAACATGCCAAAGCACGGATTGATGAGCTTGTGGATCTGTTCGAATTGCAGGAATATCAACATCGAAAAGTAGGTACCTACAGCACAGGCATGAAAAAACGCGTAGGTCTAGCGCGGGTGCTGCTGCACCGCCCCTCCATTCTCTTTCTGGATGAGCCAACCAATGGGCTTGACCCGGATGGGATTCAGATGGTCCTCCGAATCATCCGTCGGCTAAATCAAGAGGAACATATGACGATTCTCGTATCGTCTCATGTGTTATCCCAACTATCGGCCGTGTGTGATCGATATATTTTTATGGAAAAGGGGCGTAAGGTTGAGGAAGGTACGGAGCAGGAGATCGTCAACCGATACCTGACCTCACCCCGGATTGAGGTTGAAGCGACCATGCCGAATGGCTGGCAGACGGTAACAGGGTGTACACCGGAGATGGTTTCCGCTAACAAAGCCGTTTTTCAGCTTCAAACCCGTGAAGATATTCCGTTGTTACTGCGACAATTGAGTGAGCGTGGACAAGTCTATCAGGCCCGGATTACGGGCAGCGATCTGGAGAGTATTTATTTTGCCATTAGGGAGGCACATCATCATGAATAA